In a single window of the Niabella ginsenosidivorans genome:
- the deoC gene encoding deoxyribose-phosphate aldolase, whose product MNVAKYIDHTILKPTTLVSDIEKLCSEAKEYGFAAVCVPPPFVKKAKELLQGTPVKTATVIGFPFGYSAIEAKLAEVVLALVDGADELDIVLNLIALKNNDWQYLANEINHLLPVIKEKGKVIKVIIESGVLTDDEIIRCCELYGAAGIDYLKTSTGYAEKGASVHAVQLFKKHLPPQVQIKASGGIRDYAFAKELINAGATRLGCSAGVAIVKGEQGTGSY is encoded by the coding sequence ATGAACGTAGCAAAATATATTGATCATACTATTTTAAAGCCAACCACACTGGTCAGCGATATTGAAAAACTGTGCAGCGAAGCAAAAGAATACGGCTTTGCGGCGGTTTGCGTACCTCCGCCTTTTGTAAAAAAGGCAAAAGAACTATTGCAGGGCACACCTGTTAAAACAGCCACCGTCATAGGATTCCCTTTTGGGTATTCAGCTATTGAAGCCAAGCTGGCCGAGGTAGTACTGGCATTGGTTGACGGGGCAGACGAACTGGATATAGTGCTCAACCTGATCGCATTGAAAAATAACGACTGGCAATACCTGGCCAATGAGATCAACCACCTGCTGCCGGTAATTAAAGAAAAAGGCAAAGTAATTAAAGTGATCATTGAAAGCGGCGTATTAACGGATGATGAAATCATCAGGTGCTGCGAATTATATGGCGCAGCGGGCATTGATTACCTGAAAACCTCAACCGGCTATGCAGAAAAAGGGGCCAGTGTGCATGCCGTTCAGCTGTTTAAGAAACATTTGCCTCCGCAGGTTCAAATTAAAGCCAGTGGCGGCATCCGCGATTATGCTTTTGCAAAAGAGCTGATAAATGCCGGGGCTACCAGGCTGGGATGCAGTGCCGGCGTAGCCATTGTAAAAGGAGAGCAGGGTACAGGTAGTTATTGA
- a CDS encoding DUF2071 domain-containing protein, whose protein sequence is MQQIRREDKQQFTYRWCKGKRWHVMRAVAGTLLKDMADDSEAAFITENYWGYAKVNESTTSAYEVTHPRWQVYDVLDYWLDVDFEKTYGRSFAFLNNRQPASVFLAEGSAITVKNGTRFQQLER, encoded by the coding sequence ATGCAACAGATCCGCAGGGAAGATAAACAGCAGTTCACCTACCGGTGGTGTAAGGGAAAACGCTGGCATGTGATGCGGGCAGTGGCAGGCACGCTGTTGAAAGATATGGCTGATGACAGTGAAGCTGCCTTTATAACGGAGAATTACTGGGGATATGCTAAAGTAAATGAAAGCACCACCTCAGCATATGAAGTAACACATCCCCGGTGGCAGGTGTATGATGTGCTGGATTATTGGCTGGATGTGGATTTTGAAAAAACATATGGCAGATCGTTTGCTTTTTTGAACAACCGGCAGCCTGCTTCTGTATTCCTGGCAGAAGGATCGGCCATAACGGTTAAGAACGGTACCCGGTTTCAGCAATTGGAACGGTAA
- the aspS gene encoding aspartate--tRNA ligase, with amino-acid sequence MFRTQTCGALRIADVNKEVTLAGWVQTVRKFGSITFVDLRDRYGITQLLFSEALNDQLDANPLGREFVLQVKGTVSERSNKNKNIPTGDIEILVDAFTILNKSITPPFTIQDDTDGGDDLRMKYRYLDLRRNAVKKNLELRYAVNRATRDYLHQQGFMDIETPFLIKSTPEGARDFVVPSRMNPGEFYALPQSPQTFKQLLMVSGYDRYYQIVKCFRDEDLRADRQPEFTQIDCEMSFVEQEDILNMFENLIKYIFKTVKDINYTETVERMSWEEAMWQYGNDKPDTRFGMQLLNLKFPQYVFTQKQSNAHLIDGAGFGVFDSAETVIAIAVPGCSEYSRKQTDELTEWVKRPQIGMKGLVFIKYNTDGTFKSSVDKFYNEAQLKAIAAAAQAQPGDLILILAGPEERTRKAVSELRLEMGKRLELRKDNEFKLLWVLDFPLFEYAEDENRWVARHHPFTAPKPGDIETMISNDPKIENASDYLKHPYAHIKANAYDMVLNGNEIGGGSIRIYQKELQQKMFEALGMDAQEQQHKFGFLLGAFEYGAPPHGGIAFGFDRLCAILGGSESIRDFIAFPKNNSGRDVMLDAPAGIDDKQLNELQIQLNPQ; translated from the coding sequence ATGTTTCGTACGCAAACCTGCGGTGCCCTAAGGATCGCAGATGTAAATAAAGAAGTGACCCTGGCTGGTTGGGTGCAAACCGTTCGTAAGTTTGGCAGCATTACTTTTGTGGATCTGAGGGATCGTTATGGTATTACCCAACTATTGTTTTCGGAAGCATTGAATGACCAGCTGGATGCCAACCCTCTGGGCCGCGAGTTTGTATTGCAGGTAAAAGGAACCGTAAGTGAGCGCAGCAATAAAAATAAAAATATCCCTACCGGTGATATTGAAATACTGGTAGATGCATTTACAATACTGAATAAAAGCATAACGCCCCCGTTTACCATACAGGATGATACCGACGGGGGGGATGATCTGCGGATGAAATACCGGTATCTGGACCTGCGCCGTAATGCCGTAAAAAAGAACCTGGAGCTCCGGTATGCTGTAAACCGGGCTACAAGAGATTACCTGCACCAGCAGGGCTTTATGGATATTGAAACGCCATTCCTGATCAAATCTACACCGGAAGGAGCAAGAGACTTTGTGGTGCCCTCCCGTATGAACCCCGGCGAGTTTTATGCGCTGCCCCAATCGCCCCAAACCTTTAAGCAATTACTGATGGTAAGCGGATATGACCGTTATTACCAGATCGTAAAATGTTTCCGGGATGAAGACCTGCGGGCCGACCGCCAGCCGGAATTTACCCAGATTGACTGTGAAATGTCTTTTGTAGAACAGGAAGACATTCTGAATATGTTTGAAAACCTGATCAAATATATTTTTAAAACGGTAAAGGATATCAACTACACAGAAACGGTAGAACGCATGAGCTGGGAAGAAGCCATGTGGCAGTATGGCAATGATAAACCAGATACCCGCTTTGGCATGCAACTGCTGAACCTTAAATTCCCGCAGTACGTTTTCACCCAAAAACAAAGCAATGCCCATCTGATCGATGGTGCCGGCTTTGGCGTGTTCGACAGTGCAGAAACCGTTATTGCCATTGCTGTTCCGGGCTGTAGTGAATATAGCCGCAAACAAACAGACGAATTAACAGAATGGGTAAAACGCCCGCAGATCGGAATGAAGGGATTGGTATTTATTAAATATAATACAGACGGCACCTTCAAAAGCAGCGTTGATAAATTTTATAATGAAGCGCAGTTAAAGGCAATAGCTGCCGCTGCACAGGCGCAACCCGGCGATCTGATCCTGATTTTAGCGGGGCCGGAAGAACGTACCCGCAAAGCAGTCAGTGAACTGCGCCTGGAGATGGGGAAACGTCTTGAGCTGAGGAAGGACAATGAGTTCAAATTGTTGTGGGTACTGGATTTCCCGTTGTTTGAGTACGCTGAAGATGAAAATCGCTGGGTGGCAAGGCACCATCCTTTTACTGCTCCCAAGCCGGGAGATATTGAAACAATGATCAGCAATGATCCGAAAATTGAAAATGCATCGGATTACCTGAAGCACCCTTACGCCCATATAAAAGCAAATGCCTATGATATGGTGCTGAACGGAAATGAGATCGGTGGCGGCAGCATCCGTATTTACCAGAAAGAGCTGCAACAGAAAATGTTTGAGGCACTGGGTATGGATGCGCAGGAGCAGCAGCATAAATTCGGGTTCCTTTTAGGCGCTTTTGAGTATGGCGCGCCACCGCATGGGGGTATCGCCTTCGGGTTCGACCGCCTGTGCGCTATCTTGGGTGGCAGCGAAAGCATCCGCGATTTCATAGCGTTCCCCAAGAACAACAGCGGCCGTGATGTAATGCTGGATGCACCGGCAGGTATTGACGACAAACAACTTAATGAGCTGCAGATCCAATTGAACCCGCAATAG
- the panB gene encoding 3-methyl-2-oxobutanoate hydroxymethyltransferase, with translation MSVNKEVKRVTTHTLAKMKEAGEKISMLTAYDFSFARIIDSAGIDVILVGDSASNVMAGHETTLPITLDQMIYHAQSVIRGVKRCLVVVDLPFGSYQSNSEIALASAIRIMKETGAHAVKLEGGEEVVDSIKKITSAGIPVMGHLGLTPQSIYQFGTYAVRAKEEAEASKLLKDVELVQEAGAFALVLEKIPAALTQQATDKLKIPVIGIGAGPHCDGQVLVMHDMLGINTEFKPKFLRQYLNIFEQATKAVQNYIADVKSGDFPNEQEQY, from the coding sequence ATGTCTGTAAATAAGGAAGTAAAAAGAGTGACCACGCACACACTGGCAAAAATGAAAGAAGCCGGTGAAAAGATCAGCATGCTCACCGCTTATGATTTTTCCTTTGCCCGTATTATAGACAGCGCCGGCATTGATGTGATTTTGGTAGGCGATTCTGCCTCCAATGTTATGGCCGGGCATGAAACCACTTTACCAATCACTTTAGACCAGATGATCTACCACGCCCAATCGGTTATCCGGGGTGTAAAACGTTGCCTGGTGGTAGTGGACCTCCCTTTTGGCTCCTATCAGTCCAATTCTGAAATAGCGCTGGCTTCAGCCATCCGTATTATGAAAGAGACCGGCGCACATGCGGTAAAATTAGAAGGTGGTGAAGAGGTGGTAGATTCCATAAAAAAAATAACCTCTGCCGGCATTCCTGTAATGGGGCACCTGGGGCTGACGCCACAATCGATTTATCAATTCGGTACTTATGCTGTACGCGCAAAAGAAGAAGCAGAGGCCAGTAAATTGCTGAAAGACGTTGAACTGGTTCAGGAAGCCGGGGCCTTTGCATTGGTGCTGGAAAAAATACCCGCAGCGCTTACCCAACAGGCTACTGACAAACTAAAGATACCGGTGATTGGCATCGGCGCAGGGCCGCATTGCGATGGGCAGGTACTGGTTATGCACGATATGCTGGGCATTAATACAGAGTTTAAGCCAAAGTTCTTACGGCAATACCTGAATATTTTTGAGCAGGCAACAAAAGCAGTTCAAAATTATATTGCAGATGTAAAATCCGGTGATTTTCCTAATGAACAGGAGCAGTATTAA
- a CDS encoding TonB-dependent receptor, translating into MIPSTIKTRQLLYLLLLAICCHIRVIGNAQNGSEITGKVTDENGMPIANASVLAKNKSTGQTDATQTDSSGIFTYHNLPAGASYSFVVSHVGFQTQTLSDYNMAANSGKSLLIQLRSTANDLKEVIVTGRAGAQNRTKLETSYSVTTIGYNALSLQAPTSVTEALKSVPGFWVESSGGEGSGNVRARGVPVDGYGSIQLLEDGIPVQHDPALGYLNVDQVFRLDETIQSIEVVRGGPSSVFYSNAPAGAVNYIPRAVGNKTEGIFKLGLGSDNFYRGDFWVGAPVGDGWKLSAGGFYRTGTGVRDPGFSGNHGGQFRVSIGKKWEKSSFDIDFKRLDDNVIFYLGIPMTRKSGKIVAVPGFDGNYGTIAGPETERVNMIQGDGSLYHFDNTVGTSVKRSQLTARFKTEIFDNWILKNTIRYDNTQTQRNGVYPNTLLTADSLLSSQSALLATVPGAQRLGLQYVSTGTTFDNTTQNGNGLVILGGIRGLTLPLTEIANDLHLSHVFVTGSSKHDFNFGYYYSHFDEDFSRYSSVALLDVQDNARLLNLVAMDASGKVLKTFTDNGIYRYGYEWADAHGEQTTNAVYVSDEWQITPAFRIDAGLRWENAQTKGVVEQTKSVDLGTFATSNILTGNGIFQSYNRGFNFTTWTVGANYQFSNNMGAFARYTSAARIPGLGSYVTNATAEPVTQTMQLGEIGYKYSSTVLSLYATGFWTRYNNVGFTNYVFNPDGNQTQENLYANTQTLGLELEGGYYPVKWFDISATATLQHGQYKGYVYTDNSGTLIDYNNNQLIRVPATSLRVIPGFNFFRDRLRLQTVVEYEGERYVDVANSVSLPGYTKIDVNAQVKLNDKISIFGVIDNLGNSLGLTEGNPRQGEFQSNDAGATSFIARPLVGRSFKIALRYKF; encoded by the coding sequence ATGATCCCATCAACTATCAAAACCAGGCAACTCCTGTATCTTTTATTACTGGCAATATGTTGTCATATCCGGGTTATTGGAAATGCGCAAAACGGCAGTGAAATAACAGGTAAGGTAACTGATGAGAACGGAATGCCGATAGCCAATGCTTCTGTTCTGGCAAAGAATAAAAGCACCGGTCAAACGGATGCCACGCAAACAGATTCCTCAGGTATTTTCACTTATCACAATTTACCGGCAGGAGCTTCTTATTCATTTGTGGTCTCCCATGTTGGTTTTCAAACCCAGACCTTATCCGATTATAATATGGCGGCCAATTCCGGCAAATCGTTGCTGATTCAATTACGATCGACAGCGAATGATTTAAAGGAAGTGATTGTGACCGGACGCGCCGGCGCCCAAAACCGCACCAAACTGGAAACCAGCTATTCGGTTACAACCATAGGATATAATGCGCTTAGCCTGCAGGCGCCTACAAGTGTTACCGAGGCCTTAAAATCTGTGCCGGGTTTCTGGGTGGAATCATCCGGCGGTGAAGGAAGCGGAAATGTAAGGGCAAGAGGGGTTCCTGTAGATGGTTACGGATCCATCCAGCTACTGGAAGACGGCATTCCCGTGCAACACGATCCCGCATTGGGCTACCTGAATGTGGACCAGGTGTTTCGTCTGGATGAAACCATTCAGTCTATTGAAGTGGTCCGGGGCGGCCCTTCCTCTGTGTTTTATTCAAATGCACCCGCAGGAGCGGTCAATTATATTCCACGCGCTGTTGGCAATAAAACAGAAGGCATTTTTAAACTGGGCCTGGGGAGCGATAATTTCTATCGCGGCGATTTTTGGGTAGGAGCGCCGGTGGGGGATGGCTGGAAATTATCGGCAGGCGGGTTTTACCGCACAGGAACGGGAGTGCGCGATCCCGGTTTCAGTGGCAACCACGGAGGCCAGTTCAGGGTCTCGATCGGTAAGAAATGGGAAAAATCATCCTTTGATATCGATTTTAAGCGGTTGGATGATAACGTGATTTTTTATTTGGGAATTCCTATGACGCGTAAGAGCGGGAAAATAGTAGCCGTGCCGGGGTTTGATGGTAATTACGGAACAATTGCCGGCCCTGAAACAGAAAGAGTCAATATGATCCAGGGAGACGGCAGCCTGTACCATTTTGACAATACGGTTGGAACATCTGTAAAAAGAAGCCAGCTGACAGCCCGGTTTAAAACGGAGATCTTTGATAACTGGATCTTAAAAAATACGATCCGTTATGATAACACACAGACGCAGCGCAATGGCGTGTACCCGAATACGCTACTTACAGCCGATTCATTGCTGTCAAGCCAATCAGCCCTGCTCGCCACTGTTCCGGGTGCACAGCGCTTAGGATTGCAGTATGTAAGTACCGGTACAACTTTTGATAATACAACTCAGAACGGCAATGGCCTTGTAATCCTTGGCGGCATCCGGGGGCTTACACTGCCACTGACCGAAATTGCAAATGATTTGCACCTTTCGCATGTATTTGTTACCGGTTCTTCAAAACACGATTTTAATTTTGGGTACTATTATTCTCACTTCGACGAAGATTTTAGCAGGTATTCTTCTGTTGCATTGCTGGACGTTCAGGATAATGCCCGGCTACTGAATCTTGTAGCCATGGATGCCAGTGGAAAGGTACTAAAAACATTTACGGATAATGGAATCTACCGGTATGGATATGAATGGGCGGATGCGCATGGTGAGCAGACCACCAATGCGGTTTATGTTAGTGACGAGTGGCAAATAACTCCTGCATTTCGTATTGATGCAGGGTTGCGCTGGGAAAATGCACAAACAAAAGGTGTGGTAGAACAAACAAAGAGTGTAGACCTGGGAACCTTTGCAACGTCTAATATTTTAACCGGCAATGGGATCTTCCAAAGCTATAACCGTGGCTTTAATTTTACTACCTGGACGGTGGGTGCCAATTATCAGTTCTCAAATAATATGGGCGCCTTTGCCCGCTATACTTCCGCAGCACGCATTCCGGGCCTGGGTTCTTATGTAACCAACGCCACTGCAGAACCTGTAACTCAAACAATGCAGCTTGGGGAAATAGGATATAAATACAGCAGTACGGTGCTTTCGCTGTATGCTACGGGCTTTTGGACCAGGTACAATAATGTGGGCTTTACCAACTATGTTTTTAATCCGGATGGAAATCAGACCCAGGAAAACCTGTATGCAAATACCCAAACCCTTGGGCTGGAGCTGGAAGGCGGTTATTATCCCGTAAAATGGTTTGATATTTCAGCTACCGCTACCTTACAGCATGGTCAATATAAAGGATATGTCTATACGGATAATTCAGGAACATTGATCGATTATAATAATAACCAGCTCATCAGGGTGCCGGCAACTTCATTAAGGGTTATTCCCGGTTTCAATTTTTTCCGCGATCGCCTGCGCCTGCAAACAGTTGTCGAATACGAAGGAGAACGCTATGTAGATGTGGCAAATTCTGTGTCGCTTCCGGGCTATACAAAAATTGATGTGAATGCCCAGGTGAAACTGAACGACAAAATTTCAATTTTCGGGGTGATTGATAATCTTGGCAATTCTCTGGGCCTTACTGAAGGGAATCCACGTCAGGGGGAGTTCCAGAGTAATGATGCCGGGGCTACTTCCTTTATAGCTCGCCCGTTAGTTGGCCGAAGCTTTAAAATTGCTCTCCGGTATAAGTTTTAG
- the rimO gene encoding 30S ribosomal protein S12 methylthiotransferase RimO: MKAKTLKKDKVNIITLGCSKNMVDSEVLSGQLKANEIDVVHENKKFDHNIVVVNTCGFIDKAKEESINTILEQVEYKKQGQLDKVYVTGCLSERYKNNLEEAIPEVDAFFGTMELPLILKQFEADYKAELLGERLLTTPKHYAYLKISEGCNRTCSFCAIPLMRGRHVSRPVDQLVAEAENLVKMGVKEMMLIAQELTYYGLDIYKKRMLPDLLNRLADIKGLEWIRLHYAYPTKFPLEVLDVMRERDNICNYLDMPLQHASDNMLKAMKRQITRGEMEDLVSAIREKVPGICLRTTLIAGFPGETLDDIEELKQFLAKERFDRVGIFTYSHEEDTSAYALADTIPQEEKERRAQEIMEFQQELSYELNQEKVGKTFKTLIDKKEAGRYIGRTEFDSVEVDNEVIIAGTAPLKTGEFYNVKIERAYDYDLEGVVVK, encoded by the coding sequence TTGAAAGCAAAAACATTAAAAAAAGATAAGGTCAATATTATTACCCTGGGGTGCAGTAAAAATATGGTGGACAGCGAGGTGCTGAGTGGCCAGCTGAAGGCGAATGAAATTGACGTGGTGCATGAGAATAAGAAGTTCGATCATAATATTGTTGTGGTCAACACCTGCGGTTTTATTGATAAGGCGAAAGAGGAAAGCATCAATACCATCCTGGAACAGGTAGAATATAAAAAGCAGGGTCAGCTGGATAAAGTATATGTGACCGGTTGCTTAAGCGAGCGCTATAAAAATAACCTTGAGGAAGCGATTCCGGAAGTGGATGCTTTTTTCGGCACAATGGAGCTGCCGCTGATCCTGAAGCAGTTTGAAGCAGATTATAAAGCAGAATTATTAGGCGAGCGCCTGCTGACCACTCCTAAACATTATGCGTATCTAAAAATTTCAGAAGGCTGTAACCGTACCTGTTCTTTTTGTGCCATTCCTTTAATGCGCGGCCGGCATGTGAGCAGGCCTGTTGATCAACTGGTGGCAGAAGCGGAGAACCTGGTGAAGATGGGCGTAAAGGAAATGATGCTGATCGCCCAGGAGCTGACTTATTACGGCCTGGATATTTATAAGAAAAGAATGCTGCCCGATCTGCTGAACCGGCTGGCGGATATTAAAGGCCTGGAGTGGATCCGCCTGCATTATGCATATCCTACCAAATTTCCTCTGGAGGTGCTGGATGTGATGCGGGAGCGGGACAATATCTGCAATTACCTGGATATGCCCCTGCAGCATGCATCTGATAACATGCTGAAGGCCATGAAACGCCAGATCACCCGGGGGGAAATGGAAGACCTGGTAAGTGCTATCCGCGAAAAAGTGCCCGGTATTTGCCTGCGTACCACGCTGATCGCGGGCTTCCCGGGGGAAACATTGGATGATATAGAAGAATTGAAACAGTTTTTAGCAAAAGAACGCTTTGACCGTGTGGGTATTTTTACTTACTCGCATGAAGAAGATACCAGCGCTTATGCACTGGCTGACACCATTCCGCAGGAAGAAAAGGAGCGGAGGGCACAGGAAATAATGGAGTTCCAGCAGGAGCTCTCTTATGAGCTGAACCAGGAAAAAGTAGGAAAAACGTTCAAAACACTGATCGATAAAAAGGAAGCCGGGCGTTATATTGGCCGTACGGAATTTGACAGTGTGGAAGTGGATAATGAAGTGATCATTGCCGGAACTGCTCCGTTAAAGACCGGTGAATTCTATAATGTGAAAATTGAAAGGGCCTATGATTACGACCTGGAAGGGGTGGTGGTGAAATGA
- a CDS encoding mechanosensitive ion channel family protein has translation MEEQKKRVPVSFILRALVWVVLNFSFLYIAAFYEAHPVLEQVAYGANLFLTTSVMISIGKFILVAFYNRRHASQKVRGNFVLGINRVAAILNVVFFVIAIMIAFGIDPKEFITSMTIVAMAIVVIFREYITNMISGLLIMFSDQFSIGDHIKIGDHSGKIIDITLSNIVILNEEEAMVLIPNNLVFTAVVINKSAQFSSKLSVQFELPVAEKKDAGFLKQQLEPGLRSLPDLAPDSEIVVTIAALGKDFVKYKVELNTADSSYRRQKRIESAVLNAVLALQ, from the coding sequence ATGGAAGAACAAAAGAAAAGGGTACCTGTTTCATTTATTTTGAGGGCGCTGGTATGGGTGGTGCTGAATTTTTCTTTTTTGTACATAGCTGCATTTTATGAAGCGCACCCGGTTCTGGAACAGGTGGCCTACGGGGCCAATCTTTTTCTTACCACCAGCGTAATGATCTCTATCGGTAAGTTTATCCTTGTTGCATTTTATAACCGGCGCCATGCTTCGCAGAAAGTGAGAGGAAACTTTGTACTGGGCATTAACCGCGTGGCTGCTATTTTAAACGTGGTTTTTTTTGTAATAGCAATAATGATCGCCTTTGGTATTGACCCCAAAGAATTTATTACCAGTATGACCATTGTAGCAATGGCCATTGTGGTGATCTTCAGAGAATATATTACCAACATGATCAGCGGTTTGCTTATTATGTTCTCTGATCAGTTTTCTATCGGCGATCACATTAAAATAGGCGACCATTCCGGAAAGATCATTGATATTACACTTTCAAATATTGTGATCCTGAACGAGGAGGAAGCGATGGTGCTGATACCTAACAACCTTGTTTTTACGGCAGTGGTCATTAATAAATCGGCACAGTTTTCCAGTAAGCTCTCTGTTCAGTTTGAACTGCCCGTAGCAGAAAAAAAAGATGCGGGGTTTTTAAAGCAACAACTGGAGCCGGGGCTGAGGTCGCTGCCGGATCTTGCTCCGGATAGTGAGATTGTTGTTACGATAGCCGCACTGGGGAAAGATTTTGTAAAATATAAGGTTGAACTGAATACCGCAGACAGCAGCTACCGGCGGCAAAAACGTATTGAAAGCGCAGTACTGAATGCGGTGCTGGCACTGCAATAA
- a CDS encoding transglutaminase-like domain-containing protein, which produces MLWLAPPAIFDRMDDKNEMNALLNLIDDPDREIYEAVSNRIISYGPPVIPTLEHLWETTADSVVQERIELLIHRLYFSGLLADFNEWNNAGHHELMPALLLITKFLYPEMQAAKVLHNVERLRRNIWLELNNYLTPLEQVNIINSIIYNYIGIKGTTNNTERPNEYLLPKILESKKGNQTGLGSLYLLLVEMLDIPIRLMRVPHQFVLGYCKPGLGSTSGNYEVDFFIEPSLGQVFTHNDLRHYLSKIAVENKPEYLKPRSNLEVICQIITDFRECFNNDQQQVQYEELSELIRLLCS; this is translated from the coding sequence TTGCTTTGGTTAGCACCACCTGCTATCTTTGACCGGATGGATGATAAAAATGAAATGAACGCATTGCTCAACCTGATTGATGACCCAGACAGGGAGATCTACGAGGCCGTCAGCAATCGCATTATTTCTTATGGACCGCCCGTGATACCTACCCTGGAGCATTTGTGGGAAACGACCGCTGATTCAGTGGTGCAGGAACGCATTGAACTGCTGATCCACCGCCTTTATTTTTCCGGGCTGCTGGCAGATTTTAATGAATGGAATAACGCAGGCCACCATGAATTAATGCCGGCGCTTTTACTGATCACAAAATTCCTGTACCCCGAAATGCAAGCGGCTAAAGTATTGCATAACGTAGAGCGTTTGCGGAGAAATATCTGGCTGGAGCTGAATAATTACCTCACGCCCCTGGAGCAGGTAAATATCATCAACAGCATTATTTATAACTACATCGGTATTAAGGGCACCACCAACAATACAGAGCGCCCGAATGAATACTTACTCCCCAAGATCCTTGAATCAAAAAAGGGCAATCAAACCGGCCTTGGATCTTTATACCTGTTACTGGTTGAAATGCTGGATATTCCTATACGCCTGATGCGCGTGCCCCATCAGTTTGTGCTGGGCTACTGCAAACCCGGACTGGGCAGCACCAGCGGAAACTACGAAGTGGATTTTTTTATAGAACCTTCATTAGGGCAGGTTTTTACACATAACGACCTGCGGCATTATCTTTCAAAGATCGCCGTTGAAAATAAACCCGAATATTTAAAGCCCCGGTCTAACCTTGAAGTGATCTGCCAGATCATTACCGATTTCAGGGAATGTTTTAACAATGATCAGCAGCAGGTGCAGTATGAAGAATTAAGTGAGCTGATCCGGTTGCTTTGCTCATAA